A section of the Pseudomonadota bacterium genome encodes:
- a CDS encoding glycosyltransferase family 4 protein — protein MHILFLTHYFPPEVNAPASRTFENARRWVKAGHRVTVLTCVPNHPKGVVYTGYKNRLYQWEEVQGIRVLRVGTYLSPNEGFLKRTANYVSYMISATLLSPLVKEVDIVVSTSPQFFCGMAGYFVSRIKRCKWVLEIRDLWPESIVTVGAIKQRQVINLLEGLERFFYLHADHIISLTHAFKSHIMKKSVSEKYISIVTNGADLEMYTPLPRHNAISKEYGLDDTFVVSYIGTHGMAHALRTVLKAGKVLEDKKGILFLLVGDGAERETLLKEKERMGLSNVLMLPQQPKDKMPGFLAASDVSMILLKKDDLFKTVIPSKMFEAMAMGRPIIIGVDGESRQIVEDGQCGIYIEPENHEELANTVVKLFHDRELLRTLGENGKTYVKRNYNRELLAEKYLNTLLGVHGDHTADGGHS, from the coding sequence ATGCATATTCTTTTTCTTACACACTATTTTCCTCCTGAAGTGAATGCCCCTGCTTCCAGGACTTTTGAAAATGCAAGGCGATGGGTAAAGGCTGGCCATCGAGTCACCGTCCTTACCTGTGTTCCAAATCACCCGAAAGGTGTTGTTTATACAGGCTACAAGAATCGTTTGTATCAGTGGGAAGAAGTTCAGGGAATCAGAGTCTTGAGAGTAGGGACGTACCTGAGCCCTAATGAAGGTTTCCTGAAGCGGACAGCAAACTACGTGTCTTATATGATTTCGGCCACACTTCTTTCCCCATTGGTGAAAGAAGTCGATATCGTGGTTTCCACTTCCCCCCAGTTCTTTTGCGGCATGGCGGGGTATTTTGTTTCCCGTATCAAACGCTGCAAATGGGTTCTCGAAATACGAGACCTGTGGCCCGAATCGATCGTGACAGTAGGTGCCATCAAGCAGCGGCAAGTCATAAACCTTCTTGAAGGTCTTGAGAGGTTCTTCTACCTTCATGCTGACCACATCATTTCTCTGACACATGCATTCAAGAGCCATATCATGAAAAAAAGTGTATCCGAGAAGTACATATCAATTGTTACCAACGGGGCGGATCTGGAAATGTATACACCGCTGCCCCGGCACAATGCAATATCCAAAGAATACGGTCTTGACGATACATTCGTGGTTTCCTATATAGGGACCCACGGAATGGCTCATGCATTGAGGACAGTATTGAAGGCAGGGAAAGTCTTGGAAGATAAAAAAGGAATCCTCTTTCTCCTCGTCGGCGATGGTGCGGAACGGGAAACCTTATTGAAAGAAAAGGAGAGGATGGGATTAAGTAACGTACTCATGCTCCCGCAGCAACCAAAGGACAAGATGCCCGGTTTTTTGGCCGCTTCGGACGTGTCAATGATTCTGTTAAAAAAAGATGACCTCTTTAAAACTGTCATTCCTTCCAAAATGTTTGAAGCAATGGCGATGGGAAGACCCATCATCATCGGCGTTGACGGGGAAAGCAGACAGATCGTTGAAGACGGGCAATGTGGCATCTATATTGAGCCTGAAAACCACGAAGAATTAGCCAATACAGTGGTCAAACTCTTTCATGACCGTGAGCTTTTAAGGACGTTGGGTGAAAACGGAAAGACGTATGTAAAAAGGAATTACAAT